The segment ATCCAATAGCAATTGAAGAAGGATTAAGATTTGCTATTCGTGAAGGTGGAAAAACAGTAGGTGCGGGTGTTGTTTCTAGCATTGATGAGTAAAAATTTTTAAAATTAGTTTTAGACATTGATATATTCATGATAGGGACTAGGTATTACCTAGTCCCTATCATGTGAATTTCATATATTTCATATATTTTTACTTTAAAATAAGAAATAAAGTATAAATGTTAATGATAATGTAATAATGATCATATGACATATGATAAAAGTTTTTGTTTAAATGATGTTTAGATGATATTGAGTAATTTTAAATTTTTAAACTATTAAAATAATAGCAGATAAATTCATAGAATCCTTTCTTTTTATTGACATTAAATAAAAATTATGATAACTTTTATAAAGTGTAAAAATATTATGGTGGTAAGGTGTGTCCGAAATAAAAAATCACGTAAGCATGGCAAAAGGACAATAGCAGGAGGTGTAGGTAGTGCGATCCAAAATTACATTAGCATGTACTGAGTGTAAGCAGAGAAATTATCATACAATGAAAAACAAAAAGAACGATCCAGACCGATTTGAATTAAATAAGTATTGTAAATTCTGCAAGAAGCATACTCTTCATAAAGAAACAAAATAAAGATAGAAAAGAATAGAATTTGTTAATAAAGAATAAGATTTTTGGAAGGTATGGATGAGAAGGATGTGAGACAATGGCAAAGGGGAAAAAAGCAAAAGTTAAGAATAAGAAGAAGAAAAATAAAAATGGGTTGGGACTTGTTGCATTTTTAAAAAGTGTTTGGAAAGAGCTCAAAAAGGTTAATTGGCCAAGCAGAAAAGAATTAATACAACATACAGGAGTTGTAATTGTTTCTATTGCTATTGTTGCAATTGTTGTTTGGATTATGGATTTGGGATTGAGTTCTATTTTAAATATGATTCTTGGATAAAGAAGAGGG is part of the Garciella nitratireducens DSM 15102 genome and harbors:
- the rpmG gene encoding 50S ribosomal protein L33 codes for the protein MRSKITLACTECKQRNYHTMKNKKNDPDRFELNKYCKFCKKHTLHKETK
- the secE gene encoding preprotein translocase subunit SecE; this encodes MAKGKKAKVKNKKKKNKNGLGLVAFLKSVWKELKKVNWPSRKELIQHTGVVIVSIAIVAIVVWIMDLGLSSILNMILG